The genomic segment GAATGGCTTCCTCAGGATCGATAGTACCATTAGTGGTCATATCAATAACGAGTTTATCCAAATCAGTACGTTGTTCAACACGTGCTGCTTCAACATTGTAAGCAATGCGAGCAACAGGTGAGAATGAAGCATCAACCAACAAACGACCGATTGGGCGATCATCGTCTTCAGTTTGTGCACGAGCCGAAGCTGGTACATAACCACGACCACGCTCAACGCGGATACGCATGCTGATATCATTGTTACCAGTCAAATGACAGATAACATGATCAGGATTCATGATGGTTACATCGCCATCATGAGTGATATCTGCTGCAGTAACAGGGCCTGTGCCTGACTTACTTAACGTAAGTAAAGCTTCATCTTTACCCTCGATGTTTACTGCTAGACCTTTAAGGTTAAGCAATATCTCTAGGATATCTTCTTGAACGCCTTCCTTACTGCTGTATTCATGCAATACACCGTCGATTTCGACTTCTGTAACTGCACAGCCAGGCATAGACGACAATAAGATTCGACGCAACGCGTTGCCTAATGTGTGACCAAAACCACGTTCTAGTGGCTCTAGCGTAACCTTGGCACGAGTTGGGTTAACCTGCTCTATGTCAACGAGACGCGGTTTAAGAAATTCTGTAACAGAACCCTGCATTGTGTCCTCTCTTGTTTGTTAGCCTTACTTAGAGTAAAGCTCGACGATCAGCTGTTCGTTAATATCCGCAGACAAGTCGCTACGTTCTGGTAGACGCTTGAAAGCACCTTCCATTTTAGCGCTGTCGACTTCTACCCATGTAGGCTTTTCGCGTTGACCAGCCACTTCTAAAGACGCTTTGATACGTGCTTGAGTGCGTGACTTTTCACGGATGCTTACAACATCATTCGCAGACACTTTGAATGACGGAATGTTAACAACACGACCGTTAACCACGATTGATTTGTGGCTTACTAATTGACGTGATTCTGCACGAGTCGCACCAAAACCCATACGATAAACAACGTTATCTAAACGAGTTTCTAAAAGACCAAGTAGGTTTTCACCTGTGTTGCCTTTTAGACGTGCGGCTTCTTTGTAGTAGTTACGGAATTGCTTTTCTAGCACACCGTACATACGACGAACTTTTTGTTTCTCGCGTAGCTGTAAACCGTACTCTGATAAACGTGGCTTACGAGCGCCATGTTGACCAGGTGCAGCTTCAAGCTTACACTTCGAATCGATTGCTCTCACACCGCTTTTTAGGAAAAGGTCTGTACCTTCTCTGCGGCTGAGCTTGAGCTTAGGACCCAAGTATCTTGCCATGATCTTTCTCCAACTATCCTATATACGCAGTGTTATACACGACGCTTTTTAGGTGGGCGACAGCCATTATGAGGGATAGGTGTCACATCGGTAATGTTGGTAATTTTGTAACCAACAGCATTCAGCGCACGGATGGCTGATTCACGACCTGGACCTGGACCCTTTACGAAAACTTCAAGGTTTTTAACACCGTAGTCTTGAGCAGCAATACCTGCACGCTCAGCAGCAACCTGCGCAGCGAATGGTGTAGATTTACGTGAACCACGGAAACCTGAACCACCTGAGGTAGCCCATGACAACGCATTACCTTGACGATCTGTAATGGTGACAATTGTGTTGTTGAAAGATGCATGGATATGAGCCATACCATCTGCAACCTGTTTACGTACGCGCTTACGCGGAGAACGTGACGGAACTTTAGCCATTTTGGTTTACCTTCCCGTTACTTTCTAATTGGTTTACGTGGACCTTTACGCGTACGCGCATTGGTCTTAGTACGTTGCCCACGAAGAGGCAGGCTACGACGATGGCGGAGACCACGATAACAACCAAGATCCATAAGACGCTTGATGTTCATTGAAATCTCACGACGTAAGTCACCCTCTACTGAGTATTTGGCAACTTCTTCGCGTAGAATATCTATTTGAGCTTCGCTCAATTCCTTGATCTTAGCATCTTCAGCGATTGAAGTAGCTGCGCAGATTGCTCTAGCGCGTGTACGTCCAATACCAAAGATAGCAGTCAATGCGATGACTGTATGCTTTTGATCAGGAATGTTAATGCCAGCGATACGGGCCACTATGCACTCCTTAAATGTTAAAGGCCAACTGCGAAAAGCCCGAAAGGATACTCGACAGTCGACAAATTTGCAAACATTATTTGCTCAGCTCAATATTGAGCTGAGCAAATATCTTTTTTTTAGCCTTGACGCTGTTTGTGTTTTGGTTCAACACAAATCACACGTACAACGCCACTACGCTTGACGATCTTGCAATTACGGCAGATCTTCTTCACGGAAGCTCGAACTTTCATTTCATCACTCCGTTAAAGCAACTAGCGTCCAAAGCGATCTAAATTCGCTTTGTTTACTAAGTTAGCTTTCTTCATCACAGACTCATATTGATGTGACATCATATGGGTCTGAACCTGAGCCATGAAGTCCATGATTACGACTACAATAATTAGTAGTGAAGTACCGCCAAAATAGAACTGTACTTTCCACGCAATTAACATGAACTCCGGAATTAAGCAGATAAAGGTAATGTAAATAGCGCCTGCTAATGTCAAGCGGGTCATTACTTTATCAATGTAACGCGAAGTCTGTTCTCCAGGACGAATCCCAGGAATGAACGCACCACTCTTCTTCAAGTTATCAGCTGTCTCACGCGGGTTAAACACCAACGCAGTATAGAAGAAACAGAAGAAAACGATAGCTGTTGCATACAATAATGAATACAGCGGTTGTCCTGGTGACACAGCTAAAGCGAAATCGCTTAACCATGACATAGACTCATTTTGTCCAAACCACTGAGCCAGTGTGCCTGGGAACAAAATTATGCTGGATGCAAAAATTGGTGGAATCACACCCGCCATATTAACTTTAAGTGGTAAATGTGTACTTTGCGCAGCAAACACCTTACGGCCTTGTTGACGCTTTGCGTAGTTAACGACGATACGACGTTGACCACGTTCTACAAATACTACCAAATAAGTTACAGCAAATACGATTACCGCTAATAACAACAGTACCAGTACATTCAAATCACCTTGACGAGCTTGTTCAGCCGTTTGGCCGATAGCAGAAGGTAATCCAGCAACAATACCTGCGAAAATTAATATCGAGATACCATTACCAATACCACGCTCGGTAATTTGTTCACCTAGCCACATTAGGAACATCGTTCCTGTTACTAAGCTGACAACTGCTACAAAGTAAAAACCAAATCCTACATTGGCAACTAGGCCAGGTACTAGGCTTGGTAAACCTGTCGCGATACCGATTGATTGGAGTGTACCCAACACAAGCGTTCCGTATCTTGTGTATTGACTAATTTTCTTTCTTCCTGACTCGCCTTCTTTTTTCAATTCAGCAAGGGCAGGATGAACTACAGTCAATAACTGCATGATAATCGATGCCGAAATATACGGCATGATACCAAGAGCAAAGATAGAAGCACGCTCTAAAGCACCACCCGAGAACATGTTAAACATGCCTAGGATGGTATCTTTTTGTTGAGCAAACAACTCTGCTAACACAGCTGCGTCAATACCAGGAATTGGCACAAACGAACCGGCTCTAAAGACGATAATCGCACCAATCACGAACAGGAGACGAGTTTTCAATTCTGATAAACCGCCTTTCGCGCTTTTTAAATCAAGTCCTGGTTTTGCCATCGACGTATTATTCCTCGATCTTACCGCCGGCAGCTTCAATAGCTGCACGAGCACCTTTGGTTACCTTCAGACCTTTTACGGTCACTGGGCGTTCAATGGTACCTGAA from the Shewanella japonica genome contains:
- the rpsM gene encoding 30S ribosomal protein S13, with amino-acid sequence MARIAGINIPDQKHTVIALTAIFGIGRTRARAICAATSIAEDAKIKELSEAQIDILREEVAKYSVEGDLRREISMNIKRLMDLGCYRGLRHRRSLPLRGQRTKTNARTRKGPRKPIRK
- the rpmJ gene encoding 50S ribosomal protein L36, whose product is MKVRASVKKICRNCKIVKRSGVVRVICVEPKHKQRQG
- the secY gene encoding preprotein translocase subunit SecY; its protein translation is MAKPGLDLKSAKGGLSELKTRLLFVIGAIIVFRAGSFVPIPGIDAAVLAELFAQQKDTILGMFNMFSGGALERASIFALGIMPYISASIIMQLLTVVHPALAELKKEGESGRKKISQYTRYGTLVLGTLQSIGIATGLPSLVPGLVANVGFGFYFVAVVSLVTGTMFLMWLGEQITERGIGNGISILIFAGIVAGLPSAIGQTAEQARQGDLNVLVLLLLAVIVFAVTYLVVFVERGQRRIVVNYAKRQQGRKVFAAQSTHLPLKVNMAGVIPPIFASSIILFPGTLAQWFGQNESMSWLSDFALAVSPGQPLYSLLYATAIVFFCFFYTALVFNPRETADNLKKSGAFIPGIRPGEQTSRYIDKVMTRLTLAGAIYITFICLIPEFMLIAWKVQFYFGGTSLLIIVVVIMDFMAQVQTHMMSHQYESVMKKANLVNKANLDRFGR
- the rpsD gene encoding 30S ribosomal protein S4, whose product is MARYLGPKLKLSRREGTDLFLKSGVRAIDSKCKLEAAPGQHGARKPRLSEYGLQLREKQKVRRMYGVLEKQFRNYYKEAARLKGNTGENLLGLLETRLDNVVYRMGFGATRAESRQLVSHKSIVVNGRVVNIPSFKVSANDVVSIREKSRTQARIKASLEVAGQREKPTWVEVDSAKMEGAFKRLPERSDLSADINEQLIVELYSK
- a CDS encoding DNA-directed RNA polymerase subunit alpha, which codes for MQGSVTEFLKPRLVDIEQVNPTRAKVTLEPLERGFGHTLGNALRRILLSSMPGCAVTEVEIDGVLHEYSSKEGVQEDILEILLNLKGLAVNIEGKDEALLTLSKSGTGPVTAADITHDGDVTIMNPDHVICHLTGNNDISMRIRVERGRGYVPASARAQTEDDDRPIGRLLVDASFSPVARIAYNVEAARVEQRTDLDKLVIDMTTNGTIDPEEAIRRSATILAEQLDAFVELRDVTETAVVEEKPEFDPILLRPVDDLELTVRSANCLKAEAIHYIGDLVQRTEVELLKTPNLGKKSLTEIKDVLASRGLSLGMRLENWPPASLADDL
- the rpsK gene encoding 30S ribosomal protein S11 — encoded protein: MAKVPSRSPRKRVRKQVADGMAHIHASFNNTIVTITDRQGNALSWATSGGSGFRGSRKSTPFAAQVAAERAGIAAQDYGVKNLEVFVKGPGPGRESAIRALNAVGYKITNITDVTPIPHNGCRPPKKRRV